Proteins encoded together in one Coffea arabica cultivar ET-39 chromosome 2c, Coffea Arabica ET-39 HiFi, whole genome shotgun sequence window:
- the LOC113728161 gene encoding transcriptional activator TAF-1 isoform X3 has translation MRRSHPSLRNLLHQHQTRQMFMYILIGLQCRHTMVLELLYHHILIQLLHLVTPLILTCGVQHSHLLFQPMMSPYGTPYAAIYPHGGVYAHPGVPLGSHANGHGVLPSPTVTEATAAVPLSLDTPVKSSANTDKGFTNKLKGFDGLAMSIGNGSSDRAGAGSDHGISQSEDTEGSSDGSNGNTTKVGQNNKKRSREGTPSDAGEGKNLTPKSPIRTGEVNGTSAKVMGMTVATANEVEKVMGSVLSPNMTSTLELRNPSGGNMKTSPVSEAWLQNERELKRERRKQSNRESARRSRLRKQAETEELAKKVQSLTAENLSLKSEIHKLTESSERLKLENATMMEKLKNPQLGQTGNLSLSKFDEMRLQPVGTANLLARVNNSGSVDRNDEEGEVFENTKSGAKLRQLLDANPRTDAVAAG, from the exons ATGAGGCGAAGTCATCCAAGCCTGAGAAATCTTCTTCACCAGCACCA GACCAGGCAAATGTTCATGTATATCCTGATTGGGCTGCAATGCAG GCATACTATGGTCCTCGAGTTGCTGTACCACCATATTTTAATTCAGCTGTTGCATCTGGTCACCCCCCTCATCCTTACATGTGGGGTCCAGCACAG CCATCTACTGTTCCAGCCTATGATGTCACCTTATGGGACACCATATGCCGCAATCTACCCTCATGGAGGAGTTTATGCTCATCCTGGAGTTCCTTTA GGTTCACATGCTAATGGTCATGGGGTTCTGCCATCTCCTACTGTGACTGAAGCAACG GCTGCTGTTCCTTTGAGCTTGGATACACCTGTCAAGTCATCAGCAAATACAGACAAAGGTTTTACGAATAAGTTGAAAGGGTTTGATGGGCTTGCAATGTCAATAGGTAATGGCAGCAGTGACCGGGCTGGAGCAGGATCAGACCATGGGATTTCACAAAG TGAGGATACTGAAGGGTCAAGTGATGGTAGTAATGGCAACACAACAAAG GTGGGTCAAAATAATAAGAAAAGAAGCCGCGAAGGAACTCCTAGCGATG CTGGGGAAGGTAAGAATCTGACCCCAAAGAGTCCGATTCGTACAGGAGAAGTGAATGGGACTTCTGCCAAAGTGATGGGCATGACTGTTGCTACTGCTAATGAAGTTGAAAAGGTCATGGGAAGTGTACTTTCTCCGAATATGACTTCGACTCTTGAACTTAGAAACCCTTCTGGTGGAAATATGAAGACAAGTCCTGTTAGTGAAGCCTGGCTGCAG AACGAGCGAGAGCTGAAGCGGGAAAGGAGGAAACAGTCAAATCGAGAATCTGCAAGGAGATCAAGATTGAGGAAACAG GCTGAGACTGAAGAACTAGCTAAAAAAGTTCAATCACTGACTGCCGAGAACCTAAGTTTGAAGTCTGAAATACACAAATTAACTGAGAGCTCTGAACGGCTGAAGCTTGAAAATGCTACTATGATG GAGAAACTGAAAAACCCACAACTGGGGCAGACTGGAAATTTGAGTTTAAGCAAGTTTGATGAAATGCGACTACAACCAGTTGGCACGGCAAATCTACTCGCCAGGGTAAACAACTCTGGTTCTGTTGACAGGAATGACGAGGAGGGTGAGGTGTTCGAGAATACAAAATCCGGGGCAAAGCTTCGCCAGCTGCTTGATGCAAACCCCCGCACGGATGCCGTGGCAGCTGGCTGA
- the LOC113728161 gene encoding common plant regulatory factor 1 isoform X2 gives MGNSDEAKSSKPEKSSSPAPDQANVHVYPDWAAMQAYYGPRVAVPPYFNSAVASGHPPHPYMWGPAQPMMSPYGTPYAAIYPHGGVYAHPGVPLGSHANGHGVLPSPTVTEATAAVPLSLDTPVKSSANTDKGFTNKLKGFDGLAMSIGNGSSDRAGAGSDHGISQSEDTEGSSDGSNGNTTKVGQNNKKRSREGTPSDAAGEGKNLTPKSPIRTGEVNGTSAKVMGMTVATANEVEKVMGSVLSPNMTSTLELRNPSGGNMKTSPVSEAWLQNERELKRERRKQSNRESARRSRLRKQAETEELAKKVQSLTAENLSLKSEIHKLTESSERLKLENATMMEKLKNPQLGQTGNLSLSKFDEMRLQPVGTANLLARVNNSGSVDRNDEEGEVFENTKSGAKLRQLLDANPRTDAVAAG, from the exons ATGGGAAATAGTGATGAGGCGAAGTCATCCAAGCCTGAGAAATCTTCTTCACCAGCACCA GACCAGGCAAATGTTCATGTATATCCTGATTGGGCTGCAATGCAG GCATACTATGGTCCTCGAGTTGCTGTACCACCATATTTTAATTCAGCTGTTGCATCTGGTCACCCCCCTCATCCTTACATGTGGGGTCCAGCACAG CCTATGATGTCACCTTATGGGACACCATATGCCGCAATCTACCCTCATGGAGGAGTTTATGCTCATCCTGGAGTTCCTTTA GGTTCACATGCTAATGGTCATGGGGTTCTGCCATCTCCTACTGTGACTGAAGCAACG GCTGCTGTTCCTTTGAGCTTGGATACACCTGTCAAGTCATCAGCAAATACAGACAAAGGTTTTACGAATAAGTTGAAAGGGTTTGATGGGCTTGCAATGTCAATAGGTAATGGCAGCAGTGACCGGGCTGGAGCAGGATCAGACCATGGGATTTCACAAAG TGAGGATACTGAAGGGTCAAGTGATGGTAGTAATGGCAACACAACAAAG GTGGGTCAAAATAATAAGAAAAGAAGCCGCGAAGGAACTCCTAGCGATG CAGCTGGGGAAGGTAAGAATCTGACCCCAAAGAGTCCGATTCGTACAGGAGAAGTGAATGGGACTTCTGCCAAAGTGATGGGCATGACTGTTGCTACTGCTAATGAAGTTGAAAAGGTCATGGGAAGTGTACTTTCTCCGAATATGACTTCGACTCTTGAACTTAGAAACCCTTCTGGTGGAAATATGAAGACAAGTCCTGTTAGTGAAGCCTGGCTGCAG AACGAGCGAGAGCTGAAGCGGGAAAGGAGGAAACAGTCAAATCGAGAATCTGCAAGGAGATCAAGATTGAGGAAACAG GCTGAGACTGAAGAACTAGCTAAAAAAGTTCAATCACTGACTGCCGAGAACCTAAGTTTGAAGTCTGAAATACACAAATTAACTGAGAGCTCTGAACGGCTGAAGCTTGAAAATGCTACTATGATG GAGAAACTGAAAAACCCACAACTGGGGCAGACTGGAAATTTGAGTTTAAGCAAGTTTGATGAAATGCGACTACAACCAGTTGGCACGGCAAATCTACTCGCCAGGGTAAACAACTCTGGTTCTGTTGACAGGAATGACGAGGAGGGTGAGGTGTTCGAGAATACAAAATCCGGGGCAAAGCTTCGCCAGCTGCTTGATGCAAACCCCCGCACGGATGCCGTGGCAGCTGGCTGA
- the LOC113728161 gene encoding common plant regulatory factor 1 isoform X5, which produces MGNSDEAKSSKPEKSSSPAPDQANVHVYPDWAAMQAYYGPRVAVPPYFNSAVASGHPPHPYMWGPAQPMMSPYGTPYAAIYPHGGVYAHPGVPLGSHANGHGVLPSPTVTEATAAVPLSLDTPVKSSANTDKGFTNKLKGFDGLAMSIGNGSSDRAGAGSDHGISQSEDTEGSSDGSNGNTTKVGQNNKKRSREGTPSDAGEGKNLTPKSPIRTGEVNGTSAKVMGMTVATANEVEKVMGSVLSPNMTSTLELRNPSGGNMKTSPVSEAWLQNERELKRERRKQSNRESARRSRLRKQAETEELAKKVQSLTAENLSLKSEIHKLTESSERLKLENATMMEKLKNPQLGQTGNLSLSKFDEMRLQPVGTANLLARVNNSGSVDRNDEEGEVFENTKSGAKLRQLLDANPRTDAVAAG; this is translated from the exons ATGGGAAATAGTGATGAGGCGAAGTCATCCAAGCCTGAGAAATCTTCTTCACCAGCACCA GACCAGGCAAATGTTCATGTATATCCTGATTGGGCTGCAATGCAG GCATACTATGGTCCTCGAGTTGCTGTACCACCATATTTTAATTCAGCTGTTGCATCTGGTCACCCCCCTCATCCTTACATGTGGGGTCCAGCACAG CCTATGATGTCACCTTATGGGACACCATATGCCGCAATCTACCCTCATGGAGGAGTTTATGCTCATCCTGGAGTTCCTTTA GGTTCACATGCTAATGGTCATGGGGTTCTGCCATCTCCTACTGTGACTGAAGCAACG GCTGCTGTTCCTTTGAGCTTGGATACACCTGTCAAGTCATCAGCAAATACAGACAAAGGTTTTACGAATAAGTTGAAAGGGTTTGATGGGCTTGCAATGTCAATAGGTAATGGCAGCAGTGACCGGGCTGGAGCAGGATCAGACCATGGGATTTCACAAAG TGAGGATACTGAAGGGTCAAGTGATGGTAGTAATGGCAACACAACAAAG GTGGGTCAAAATAATAAGAAAAGAAGCCGCGAAGGAACTCCTAGCGATG CTGGGGAAGGTAAGAATCTGACCCCAAAGAGTCCGATTCGTACAGGAGAAGTGAATGGGACTTCTGCCAAAGTGATGGGCATGACTGTTGCTACTGCTAATGAAGTTGAAAAGGTCATGGGAAGTGTACTTTCTCCGAATATGACTTCGACTCTTGAACTTAGAAACCCTTCTGGTGGAAATATGAAGACAAGTCCTGTTAGTGAAGCCTGGCTGCAG AACGAGCGAGAGCTGAAGCGGGAAAGGAGGAAACAGTCAAATCGAGAATCTGCAAGGAGATCAAGATTGAGGAAACAG GCTGAGACTGAAGAACTAGCTAAAAAAGTTCAATCACTGACTGCCGAGAACCTAAGTTTGAAGTCTGAAATACACAAATTAACTGAGAGCTCTGAACGGCTGAAGCTTGAAAATGCTACTATGATG GAGAAACTGAAAAACCCACAACTGGGGCAGACTGGAAATTTGAGTTTAAGCAAGTTTGATGAAATGCGACTACAACCAGTTGGCACGGCAAATCTACTCGCCAGGGTAAACAACTCTGGTTCTGTTGACAGGAATGACGAGGAGGGTGAGGTGTTCGAGAATACAAAATCCGGGGCAAAGCTTCGCCAGCTGCTTGATGCAAACCCCCGCACGGATGCCGTGGCAGCTGGCTGA
- the LOC113728161 gene encoding transcriptional activator TAF-1 isoform X4 → MMSPYGTPYAAIYPHGGVYAHPGVPLGSHANGHGVLPSPTVTEATAAVPLSLDTPVKSSANTDKGFTNKLKGFDGLAMSIGNGSSDRAGAGSDHGISQSEDTEGSSDGSNGNTTKVGQNNKKRSREGTPSDAAGEGKNLTPKSPIRTGEVNGTSAKVMGMTVATANEVEKVMGSVLSPNMTSTLELRNPSGGNMKTSPVSEAWLQNERELKRERRKQSNRESARRSRLRKQAETEELAKKVQSLTAENLSLKSEIHKLTESSERLKLENATMMEKLKNPQLGQTGNLSLSKFDEMRLQPVGTANLLARVNNSGSVDRNDEEGEVFENTKSGAKLRQLLDANPRTDAVAAG, encoded by the exons ATGATGTCACCTTATGGGACACCATATGCCGCAATCTACCCTCATGGAGGAGTTTATGCTCATCCTGGAGTTCCTTTA GGTTCACATGCTAATGGTCATGGGGTTCTGCCATCTCCTACTGTGACTGAAGCAACG GCTGCTGTTCCTTTGAGCTTGGATACACCTGTCAAGTCATCAGCAAATACAGACAAAGGTTTTACGAATAAGTTGAAAGGGTTTGATGGGCTTGCAATGTCAATAGGTAATGGCAGCAGTGACCGGGCTGGAGCAGGATCAGACCATGGGATTTCACAAAG TGAGGATACTGAAGGGTCAAGTGATGGTAGTAATGGCAACACAACAAAG GTGGGTCAAAATAATAAGAAAAGAAGCCGCGAAGGAACTCCTAGCGATG CAGCTGGGGAAGGTAAGAATCTGACCCCAAAGAGTCCGATTCGTACAGGAGAAGTGAATGGGACTTCTGCCAAAGTGATGGGCATGACTGTTGCTACTGCTAATGAAGTTGAAAAGGTCATGGGAAGTGTACTTTCTCCGAATATGACTTCGACTCTTGAACTTAGAAACCCTTCTGGTGGAAATATGAAGACAAGTCCTGTTAGTGAAGCCTGGCTGCAG AACGAGCGAGAGCTGAAGCGGGAAAGGAGGAAACAGTCAAATCGAGAATCTGCAAGGAGATCAAGATTGAGGAAACAG GCTGAGACTGAAGAACTAGCTAAAAAAGTTCAATCACTGACTGCCGAGAACCTAAGTTTGAAGTCTGAAATACACAAATTAACTGAGAGCTCTGAACGGCTGAAGCTTGAAAATGCTACTATGATG GAGAAACTGAAAAACCCACAACTGGGGCAGACTGGAAATTTGAGTTTAAGCAAGTTTGATGAAATGCGACTACAACCAGTTGGCACGGCAAATCTACTCGCCAGGGTAAACAACTCTGGTTCTGTTGACAGGAATGACGAGGAGGGTGAGGTGTTCGAGAATACAAAATCCGGGGCAAAGCTTCGCCAGCTGCTTGATGCAAACCCCCGCACGGATGCCGTGGCAGCTGGCTGA
- the LOC113728161 gene encoding transcriptional activator TAF-1 isoform X1 — protein MRRSHPSLRNLLHQHQTRQMFMYILIGLQCRHTMVLELLYHHILIQLLHLVTPLILTCGVQHSHLLFQPMMSPYGTPYAAIYPHGGVYAHPGVPLGSHANGHGVLPSPTVTEATAAVPLSLDTPVKSSANTDKGFTNKLKGFDGLAMSIGNGSSDRAGAGSDHGISQSEDTEGSSDGSNGNTTKVGQNNKKRSREGTPSDAAGEGKNLTPKSPIRTGEVNGTSAKVMGMTVATANEVEKVMGSVLSPNMTSTLELRNPSGGNMKTSPVSEAWLQNERELKRERRKQSNRESARRSRLRKQAETEELAKKVQSLTAENLSLKSEIHKLTESSERLKLENATMMEKLKNPQLGQTGNLSLSKFDEMRLQPVGTANLLARVNNSGSVDRNDEEGEVFENTKSGAKLRQLLDANPRTDAVAAG, from the exons ATGAGGCGAAGTCATCCAAGCCTGAGAAATCTTCTTCACCAGCACCA GACCAGGCAAATGTTCATGTATATCCTGATTGGGCTGCAATGCAG GCATACTATGGTCCTCGAGTTGCTGTACCACCATATTTTAATTCAGCTGTTGCATCTGGTCACCCCCCTCATCCTTACATGTGGGGTCCAGCACAG CCATCTACTGTTCCAGCCTATGATGTCACCTTATGGGACACCATATGCCGCAATCTACCCTCATGGAGGAGTTTATGCTCATCCTGGAGTTCCTTTA GGTTCACATGCTAATGGTCATGGGGTTCTGCCATCTCCTACTGTGACTGAAGCAACG GCTGCTGTTCCTTTGAGCTTGGATACACCTGTCAAGTCATCAGCAAATACAGACAAAGGTTTTACGAATAAGTTGAAAGGGTTTGATGGGCTTGCAATGTCAATAGGTAATGGCAGCAGTGACCGGGCTGGAGCAGGATCAGACCATGGGATTTCACAAAG TGAGGATACTGAAGGGTCAAGTGATGGTAGTAATGGCAACACAACAAAG GTGGGTCAAAATAATAAGAAAAGAAGCCGCGAAGGAACTCCTAGCGATG CAGCTGGGGAAGGTAAGAATCTGACCCCAAAGAGTCCGATTCGTACAGGAGAAGTGAATGGGACTTCTGCCAAAGTGATGGGCATGACTGTTGCTACTGCTAATGAAGTTGAAAAGGTCATGGGAAGTGTACTTTCTCCGAATATGACTTCGACTCTTGAACTTAGAAACCCTTCTGGTGGAAATATGAAGACAAGTCCTGTTAGTGAAGCCTGGCTGCAG AACGAGCGAGAGCTGAAGCGGGAAAGGAGGAAACAGTCAAATCGAGAATCTGCAAGGAGATCAAGATTGAGGAAACAG GCTGAGACTGAAGAACTAGCTAAAAAAGTTCAATCACTGACTGCCGAGAACCTAAGTTTGAAGTCTGAAATACACAAATTAACTGAGAGCTCTGAACGGCTGAAGCTTGAAAATGCTACTATGATG GAGAAACTGAAAAACCCACAACTGGGGCAGACTGGAAATTTGAGTTTAAGCAAGTTTGATGAAATGCGACTACAACCAGTTGGCACGGCAAATCTACTCGCCAGGGTAAACAACTCTGGTTCTGTTGACAGGAATGACGAGGAGGGTGAGGTGTTCGAGAATACAAAATCCGGGGCAAAGCTTCGCCAGCTGCTTGATGCAAACCCCCGCACGGATGCCGTGGCAGCTGGCTGA